A genome region from Penaeus chinensis breed Huanghai No. 1 chromosome 22, ASM1920278v2, whole genome shotgun sequence includes the following:
- the LOC125036924 gene encoding platelet binding protein GspB-like gives MSATSASSSISAISASISMSATSAISSRSATSASSSMSATSASSSRSATSTSSSRSATSASSSRSATGASSSRSATSTSGGMSATSTSSGISATNTSSGMSATSTSSGMSARSTSSGMSVISASSSRSATSASSSRSATSANSSRSATSANSSRSATSASSSMSATIASSSRSATSTSGGMSATSTSSGISATSTSSGMSATSTSSGMSARSTSSGMSVISASSSRSATSASSSRSATSASSSRSATSTSSGMSARSTSSGMSARGTSIGMSAISASSSRSATSTSSSRSATSAISSKSATRTSSGMSTTSASSGMSATSASTSRSAISVSSNRLFDPLSLRRERTLAAKPCPRCTL, from the coding sequence ATGAGTGCCACAAGCGCTAGTAGTAGCATAAGTGCAATAAGCGCTAGTATTAGCATGAGTGCCACAAGCGCTATCAGTAGCAGGAGTGCCACAAGCGCTAGTAGTAGCATGAGTGCAACAAGCGCTAGTAGTAGCAGGAGTGCCACAAGCACTAGTAGTAGCAGGAGTGCCACAAGCGCTAGCAGTAGCAGGAGTGCCACAGGCGCTAGCAGTAGCAGGAGTGCCACAAGCACTAGTGGTGGCATGAGTGCCACAAGCACTAGTAGTGGCATAAGTGCCACAAACACTAGTAGTGGCATGAGTGCCACAAGCACAAGTAGTGGCATGAGTGCCAGAAGCACTAGTAGTGGCATGAGTGTCATAAGCGCTAGTAGTAGCAGGAGTGCCACAAGCGCTAGTAGTAGCAGGAGTGCCACAAGCGCTAATAGTAGTAGGAGTGCCACAAGCGCTAATAGTAGTAGGAGTGCCACAAGCGCTAGTAGTAGCATGAGTGCCACAATCGCTAGCAGTAGCAGGAGTGCCACAAGCACTAGTGGTGGCATGAGTGCCACAAGCACTAGTAGTGGCATAAGTGCCACAAGCACTAGTAGTGGCATGAGTGCCACAAGCACAAGTAGTGGCATGAGTGCCAGAAGCACTAGTAGTGGCATGAGTGTCATAAGCGCTAGTAGTAGCAGGAGTGCCACAAGCGCTAGTAGTAGCAGGAGTGCCACAAGCGCTAGCAGTAGCAGGAGTGCCACAAGCACTAGTAGTGGCATGAGTGCTAGAAGCACTAGTAGTGGCATGAGTGCCAGAGGCACTAGTATTGGCATGAGTGCCATAAGCGCTAGTAGTAGCAGGAGTGCCACAAGCACTAGTAGTAGCAGGAGTGCCACAAGCGCTATCAGTAGCAAGAGTGCCACACGCACTAGTAGTGGCATGAGTACCACAAGCGCTAGTAGTGGCATGAGTGCCACAAGCGCTAGTACTAGCAGGAGTGCCATCAGCGTGAGTAGTAACCGCCTGTTCGATCCACTCTCCCTTCGACGCGAGAGGACCTTAGCAGCAAAGCCCTGCCCGAGATGCACTCTTTGA